One Coprobacter fastidiosus genomic window, ACCTTTCATCAAAGGTATTCTCGAACCGTATGCAAACGTTAGATATTTACCCCCTTCGGAGATAACAAAAGATCAAGTAAAGGATACTGATATTTTGATCATACGCACTCGTACACGCTGCAATGAAAATCTTCTTTCAGGAAGCCGTTGCAAATTTATCGGTACGGCAACAATCGGATTCGACCACATCGATACCGAATATTGCAAACAAAACGATATCGAATGGAAGAATGCGCCGGGATGCAATGCCTCATCGGTCGGGCAATATATATTAGCATCTTTGCTTCTGCATGCAGAACAAAACAATTATTCGCTTAAAGGGAAAAAGATCGGAATAGTCGGTGTCGGTCATGTCGGTTCGATAGTCGCTCACCATTGCCGAACTATCGGGATGACTGTTTTGCTCAATGATCCGCCTCGGGCAAATACGGAACAAAACGGTACTTTCGTTTCTTTAGACACGATTGCCGAAGAATGCGATTTTATCACTTTTCATACACCGCTTAATCGCACGGGGATATACCGAAGTTTTCATCTGGCCGACAATAGCTTTTTCAAAAAGTTGAGAAAGCAACCCGTTATCATCAATTCTTCCCGAGGAGAAGTTGTCGATAATAAAGCCTTATTAACCGCATATCAAAAGAAAGAAATATCGGATATAATCATCGATTGTTGGGAAAACGAACCGGATATACTTCCTGAATTACTTGAGAGCGCCTTTATCGCAACACCTCATATTGCCGGCTACTCAGCCGACGGAAAATCGAATGCCTCCCGGGCTATGGTTCGGGAAATATCCCGAATACTCGGGATCGAGATCGACACCTCAAAAATAACACCTCCGCCAGCCCCTTTTCCGGAAATAGATCTAAATGTATGTTCGGGAGATCCGATAACGAATGCCGTAATCGCGTCATACGATCCCCGAACCGACACAACCAATTTGCGTTCCGCACCTGAACAATTCGAAAATTTACGCGGGAATTACGGACTTCGT contains:
- the pdxB gene encoding 4-phosphoerythronate dehydrogenase PdxB, which gives rise to MKKNINIIIDNKIPFIKGILEPYANVRYLPPSEITKDQVKDTDILIIRTRTRCNENLLSGSRCKFIGTATIGFDHIDTEYCKQNDIEWKNAPGCNASSVGQYILASLLLHAEQNNYSLKGKKIGIVGVGHVGSIVAHHCRTIGMTVLLNDPPRANTEQNGTFVSLDTIAEECDFITFHTPLNRTGIYRSFHLADNSFFKKLRKQPVIINSSRGEVVDNKALLTAYQKKEISDIIIDCWENEPDILPELLESAFIATPHIAGYSADGKSNASRAMVREISRILGIEIDTSKITPPPAPFPEIDLNVCSGDPITNAVIASYDPRTDTTNLRSAPEQFENLRGNYGLRREFGAYKIMLSASEKIPVLKELGFISPSKS